The following nucleotide sequence is from Mesorhizobium sp. J8.
ACATGGCTTTTCAAATGGCGGCAAAGCTGGCGATGAAGGAAGGCATGGCTGCCTGTTCGCCAGTCCTGCTTGAGCCGATCATGAAGGTCGAGATCGTCACGCCCTCGGATGCCACCTCGAAGATCATCGCGCTGATCCCGCAGCGGCGCGGCCAGATCCTCGGCTATGACGCAAGGCCGGACTGGCCGGGCTGGGACGTGGTCGAGGCGACCATGCCGCAGGCCGAGATCGGTGACCTGATCATCGAGCTGCGCTCGGCCACTGCCGGCGTCGCCAGCTACAAGGCCGTTTTCGACCATATGGCCGAACTCACCGGCCGGCTCGCCGACGAGGCGATGAACGCCAACGGCAAGGCCGCGTGAACAGCTTAGCCTTTTGACGGATGGAGATATGGAAACGGCGTCCGGATGATCCGGACGCCGTTCCTATTGCGGACCGTTTTCCTGGGAGGCAACGGCTGGTCCGCCGCATCCGGAAAAAATGGTTCGGACGCGGTAGCTGCCTGAGCCCGGTCTTTCGAGTGATGCCCCCATCTCCCGAACCGACCAACCGCGTCCTATCATCTACTTAAACCATAGACTGCGTCTGCGACATGTTACCCGATGTTACATGTCACTGTTACGTGGGGGATTCGGTCGTGTTTTTGCCGGCCCGGACGGCCGTGGGCAACAAAAAAGCCGGATCAATAAAGATCCGGCTGAGTTTGATTGGAAGTGCCGATTAGGGCTAACCTCCAGAGGGGAACACTCGAGGGCGCTAATGGGAGGAGAACGCGCCCTGGAGATGTCACTATATATGTGCTCATCATGCCCAAGAAACAAGCATCTATTTTGCAACACACGCATGCAAAAAGACGCAGGCTGTGGTCCAACCTATTCTTGGAACCCATAGGACCAGAAAAATCGCCGATTTCGGTGCGTTTCCAGCCCTAAAGCGACTGCTTGAATGCAAGATCGGCCCGATTTTGCTCGAAAACAGGCGAGCCGGCGAAATGATGTCGATTTCGGCAAGCCGAGTTTATTTTTACGGCAGGAGACCGATGATGCGAACTTTTTCAGCAATCGCCGGCAGCGCGTTGTTCCTTGTCGCGGCGCCCGGCGTTGTCGCCGGATTGGCGCCTTGGCTGCTGACCGATCATTATCGCAAACCTCTGTCGGCTCTGCCGGGCTCTGTGCCCGTGGGCTCGATTCTTGTGATCGGAGCGGCTGCCATCCTGCTTCATGCTTTCGCCCGCTTTGCTCTCGAAGGCCTGGGCACGCCCGCTCCCGTGGCGCCAACCGAGAAACTGGTTATCGGCGGCATCTACCGTCATGTGCGCAACCCTATGTATGTCGCCGTGCTGGCGATCATCTTTGGTCAGGCTCTCATCTTTTCAAGCTGGCCGGTGCTGGTCTACGGCCTCATCGCCGCGGCGGCGATGATCTCCTTCGTCAAGCTCTACGAAGAGCCTACACTCGCCAGCCGTTATGGCGAGGAATACGAGGTCTATCGCCGCGCCGTGCCCGGCTGGCTGCCGCGGCTGACACCCTGGCGCGGTTGAACCGCCCCGTTCCGAGGGGTGCCGATATTCAGGTCAGGCCGGGCCGAGAACGGCAGGTTCCGAGAACGGGAACGGAGCGTATTTCCGTACGTGACTGCCGGAAGCGCAGGAGGCTGCCGTTCGCAGGCCGGCCTCATCTGAATATAGGCACCCCCTCAGTAGGACCAGCTACGGGCCTTGGCGATGATGAAATCGCGAAAAACGTGCAGCTTCGCCTGGTTCTTCATCGCGTCGGGATAGGCGAAATAGGTGTCGAAGGACGGCACCTCTGTCTCCGGCAGCAGCTGGATCAGATTCGTGTCCTTGCTGATCACATAGTCCGGCAGCATGGCGATGCCGGCGCCGCCTTGCACCGCCCGCTTGATCGACAGGATGTCGTTGATCTGCAGCGTCGGCACGCGCTGCGCGCCCTCGAAATCGCCCACCGTCTCCAGCCAGTTGAGCTCCGACAGATGCGAAGGCACCGGCACGCCGAAGGTGACGATGCGATGGTTCCTGAGTTCGGCGATCGAAGCCGGCTTGCCGAACTTGGCGATATAGGATGGCGCCGCGTAAAGGTGGAAATGCACCGTGAACAGCCGGCGCTGGATAAGGTCCGGCTGTTGCGGCTGGCGGAGCCGGATGGCGCAATCGGCCTGGCGCATGGTCAGGTCGAGCTCCTCATTGGCAAGAATCAGCTGAAGGCTGATCTCGGGATAGAGCTCGATGAATTCCTGCACGCGCTCGGTCAGCCAGCCGGCGCCCAGGCCCACCGTGGTCGTCACCCTGAGCACGCCCGACGGCCGGTCCTTGGTTTCGGTGAGCCGCGTCTTGATGGTTTCCAGCTTCATCAGCACGTCATGCGCCGTGCGGAACAGCATCTCGCCCTGCTCGGTCAGCACCAGGCCGCGCGCATGGCGGTGGAAGAGTGCTACGCCGACATCATGCTCCAGCGCGCTGACCTGCCGCGAGATGGCCGATTGCGACAGATGCAGCGTCTCGGCGGCATGGGTGAACGACCCAGCCTCCGCCGCTGCGTGAAATACGCGTAATTTGTCCCAGTCCAGCGCCATGATTCCCCTCGCGTTGCCTTTGGCGTCTGAATGAAAAATCAGGCTTTTAAACGGCTTTTTTCAGCCGATCTGTCATTCCGCCGCTTCGCGGTGAACCTCGATGCCCGCCAGATATTTTTCCGCCTCGAGCGCCGCCATGCAGCCCAGCCCGGCCGCCGTCACCGCCTGGCGGTAGACGTCGTCGGTCACGTCGCCGGCCGCGAACACGCCGGGCACGTCGGTGCGGGTCGAATCCGGCGCCGTCCACAGATAGCCGTTCGGCTTCTGCTTCAGCTTGCCGACGAAGAGCTCGACCGCGGGCGCATGACCGATCGCCACGAACACGCCGTCGACCGTCAGCTTCGATTCCTGGCCGGTCACGACATTGCGCAGCGTCAGGCCCTCGACGGAAGGCGGCAGCGGCGCCTTGCCCGGGCGTCCGGTGATCTCGTCCACCACCGTGTCCCAGATGACGCGGACATTGTCCTTCTTGAGCAGCCGCTCGCGCAGGATGCGCTCGGCGCGGAAATCGCCGCGCCGGTGGATGACGGTGACGCTCTTGGCGAGGTTCGACAGATAGAGCGCTTCCTCCACCGCCGAATTGCCGCCGCCCACCACCGCCACATCCTTGCCGCGGTAGAAGAACCCGTCGCAGGTGGCGCAGGCCGAAACGCCGAAGCCCATGAAGGTCTGCTCCGACGGGATGCCCAGCCACTTGGCCTGCGCGCCGGTGGCGATGATCAGCGCGTCCGCCGTGTAGACGGTGCCGGAATCGCCGATGGCGCGGAACGGCCGTACATTGAGATCGACCTCGGTGATGATGTCGTTGATGATGTCGGTGCCGACATGCTCGGCCTGCGCCAGCATCTGGCTCATCAGCCACGGGCCCTGGATCGGATCGGCGAAGCCCGGATAGTTCTCGACATCGGTGGTGATCATCAATTGGCCGCCCTGCTGCAGGCCGGCGACCAGCATCGGCTTCAGCATGGCGCGGGCGGCATAGATCGCCGCCGTGTAGCCGGCCGGGCCGGAACCGATGATAAGAACGGGCGCATGTTTCGTGTTCATGAAAGTCCCCTGCGGCGCGCGGCCGTGGTTTGTCGCGCGTAATGTAAGTGTTGCCCGTGGGACCAGCAAGGCAAGTTGGCCTTCGTCCCCGGAAAGCTTCATCCCCGGCATACCGGGCCATATCGCGCCCGCCACCAATGCATGCCGCCCGGGAGGTGTGTACGGCTCTGGGATGACGACATGCATCAAACAAGGAGAAAATCATCGCAAAGGGATAGCCTCCCGGGCGAAACCAAATTACAAAATCGCGAAAGATTCTTGCGCGAAAGCCGATCATGCCGCTCAAAGCCGATCTCGACGCCATCGACTGGAAGATCCTGCGCGAGCTGCAGGCTGACGGCCGCATGACCAACGTCGAATTGTCCAACCGGGTCGGCATCTCGGCGCCGCCCTGCCTGCGCCGCGTCAGGCGGCTGGAAGAGACCGGCATCATCCGCGGCTACCGCGCGCTGCTCAACGCGCCGGCGCTGGGCATGGATGTCGTCGCCTTCTGCCTGATAGGCCTGCATCATCAGGCCGATGCCGAGCTGAAAACCTTCGCCGAACGCACGCGCGGCTGGCCGATCGTGCGCGACGCTTGGATGGTTTCGGGCGAATCCGATTTCCTCCTGCATTGCGTGGCGAGCGACCTCGGCACCTTCCAGACCTTCGTCATCGAGGAATTGGCCTCAGCCCCGAATGTGGACACGGTGCGCACCGCCTTGACCATCCGCCGCGTCAAGGACGAAGGCCTAGTGGCGTTCCCGACTTAATGCGCCGGCTTGTGGAAATTCCCCAGCGCAAACAACGAGCTTAGCGCCAGATATTGAATCAGTCTGCGATCAGAGCGACCGTATCGCGGCAAGCAGCCCTTCAAAGTCCGCGGCGTCGCGCAGCGGCGAGACCGAAAGCCCGTCCATCGTCGAGACCTCGCCGTCGACGAGCCAGCCGCGCTTGAGACCGGCGCGACGGCCGGCTTCCATATCGGCCGGCTTGTCGCCGACGATCAGCGATCGCCTCAGATCGAGGCCGAGCCGGCGGCCCGCCTCCAGCAGCATGCCCGGATTGGGCTTGCGCATCGGGTGAGCGGCAATCGCGAGAGGACCTGAACCGGCGTCGTGATAAGCGCAGGCCAGCACCATGTCGGCAAAGGCGTTCTGGTCGGCCAGCAGGTCGAGCACGCGCTCGTTGACGCGTGCGAACGCATCCCAGCCGAAATAGCCGCGGGCGATGCCGGACTGGTTGGTAACGACAACGACCGGGATGCCGTGCCCGTTCGCGGCCTCGATGACCGGCGCGATGTCGTCGCGCAGCACCATGGCCGCCGGATCGTCGGGATAGCCGGTATCGACATTGATTGTGCCGTCGCGGTCGAGAAACAGCGCCGGCCGGCCCGCCGGAAAGCTCCGGTCGCCAACCCGCTCGACCCAAAGCCCCGGCTCGGCCAGCGGAAAGCCTTCGCTCTCAGCCATTGCTGAGACGCGCTTCGACCGCCTCGCACATATGGTGGTAGAGGCACAGATGCCCCTGCTGGATGATCGGCGTCGAGGTCGACGGCACGTTGAGCAGGATGTCGGTCAGCGGCTTGAGCTTGCCGCCGGTCTCGCCGGTCAGGCTGATCACCGTCATGCCCATCGCCCTCGCCTGCTCGGCGGCGGCAAGGATGCTTGGCGAATTGCCGCTGGTCGAGATCGCCAGCAGCACGGCGCCTTCCGATCCATGCGCCTCGACCTGGCGCGAGAAGACCGTGTCGAAGCCGTAGTCGTTCCCCCAGGCGGTCAGCACCGCGGCGTTCGCCGGCAGCGCAATGACGTTGTAGGCCTTGCGCTCCTTCAGGAAGCGGCCGACCAGCTCGCCGGCGATATGGATGGCGTCGCTCGCCGAGCCGCCATTGCCGCAGATCAGCAGCGCCTTGCCTTGCGACAGCGCGGTCACCACCGTGCTCACGGCGCGTTCCATCTCGCCGGTCAGATCACGCTCGACCATCGCCGAGATCGCCGCCGCGGAGCGGACAAGGTAGTCGTTCAAATCGGACATGAGACCCTCAGTTTGCGGCACGCAGCCTGCCGATCGTGTTCGTCGTGCTCTTGCCGGCGACGAGGTCGACCAGCACCACGCGCCCGCCCGCCTTCTGGACCACATCGGCGCCGACCACGGTTTCGATCGTGTAATCCGCGCCCTTGACCAGGATGTCCGGCAAGAGCGCCTCGATCAGCTTGAGCGGCGTGTCCTCCTCGAAAACGACGACGGCATCGACCGAGGCAAGCGCGGCCAGCACGCAGGCACGGTCGTGCTGGTTGTTGACCGGACGTCCGGGCCCCTTCAGCCGGCGCACCGAGTTATCGCTGTTGAGGCCGAGCACCAGCCGGTCGCATTGGCTGCGCGCGGCATGCAGCAGGCTGACATGGCCGGCATGCAGGATATCGAAGCAGCCATTGGTGAAGCCGACGGTCAGCCCCTCTTCCTTCCAGGCGGCGACCATCCTGGCCGCGGCATTGAAATCGAGAATGGCGTCCTGGTGAACGGTCGGCCCGTGCGAGCGGAACAGCGCACCCGACAATTCCTCGACGTTCAGCCGTGCCGTGCCGCGCTTTCCCACCACGACACCGCCGGCCGCGTTGGCGATGACGGCGGCGTGCACCCGGTCGGCGCCGGCGGCGAGCGACAGCGCGAAGCTCGCGATGACCGTGTCGCCGGCGCCGGAAACGTCGAAAACCTCGCGCGCCTGGGTCGAGATGTGGCGGGCATCCTCGGCGGAGACCACGCTCATGCCCTTCTCGCTGCGCGTCGCGACGATGAACTCGAACTCATGCGCGGCGATCAGGTCGCGTGCGGCGGCGACGATCTCGTCGTCGCCGAACACCTTGCGCCCGACCGCCTCGCCGAGCTCCTTGCGGTTCGGCGTCACCGCCGTGGCGCCGGCATAGCGCGCATAGTCGTGCCCCTTCGGATCGACCAGCACCGGCTTGCCGGCATCGCGGCAGATCGCGATCAATTCGCCGGCGACGCCATCGAGCAGGATGCCCTTGCCGTAGTCGGAAAGGATAACGATATCGGCGCGGCCAAGCGTCGCCTGGAAATGATCGATGAGCTTCGCCCGCTCGGCGGAGGTGAGCGGCTTGATCTCTTCCTCGTCGAAACGCAGCACCTGCTGGTTGAGGGCGCTGAAGCGGCTTTTCGACGAGGTCATGCGGTCCTGGCGCTGCAGGAGCCCGTCAGTGTCGACGCCGATCTCGCTGAGCATCCGCATCAGATTGTTGCCCGCCTGGTCGGCGCCGATCACCGAAACGGGTATCGCGGCCGCGCCCAGCGAGACGATGTTGGAGACGACATTGCCCGCGCCGCCCATGTTCAGCGTCTCGCCCCGCCCATGCAGCACCGGGATGGGAGCTTCCGGCGAGATGCGCTCGATCACGCCGTTGACGAACCGGTCGAGGATGAAATCGCCCACCACCAGCACGGTGACGTCGCCGAACCGGGCGATGGTGCGGTGCAAAGGTTCCGGAGAAGGCGGATTGTGCTTGATCATCTCGCTGGCGCCCCGAGGGCGGATTTGGTCGGTTTGAGGCGCCGGAATTGCAGCGCCCATCGTATTTGCGATGCCGATATACCGCAATTCGGGCCAGCGCAACGGCAGGCTGCGAACCGGGCAGGCGGAACAGGCGCGAGTGAAGCGGGAGCTTTGCGGCGCGACTATGGCCAAGCATCGCCGGCCTAGCCCGCGAACGTGCTTTATCGACACTCCCGCCCACCTCACCTATAAGAGCCGGAATCGTAAGCAGCAGAGGCCTTCATGATCATCGTCACGGGCGGCGCCGGCATGATCGGCTCCAATATCGTCGCCGCTCTCAATGCCGAGGGCCATGATGACATCGTCGTCGTCGACGATCTCACCGACGGCCACAAGATCGCCAACCTCGCCGACCTTCGCATCGCCGACTATCTCGACAAGGACGATTTTCTCGCGCGGATCGAGGATGGCGGGCTCGGCCGCATCGAGGCCGTCTTCCACCAGGGCGCGTGCTCGACCACCACCGAGTGGAACGGCAAGTTCATGATGGACGTGAACTACGCCTATTCGAAGCGGCTGCTGCATGCCTGCCTCGCTCTACGCGTGCCCTTCCTTTATGCCTCCTCCGCATCCGTCTATGGCGGCGGCAGCGAGTTCCGCGAGGAGCCCGACTTCGAGCGCCCGCTCAACGTCTATGCCTATTCGAAGAAGTTGTTCGACGACTATGTCCGCCGCAACGTCTTCGACACCGATCATTCGCAGGTGACGGGGCTGCGCTACTTCAACGTCTACGGGCCGCGCGAGGCGCATAAGGGCGCCATGGCCTCCGTCGCCTTCCATCTCTTCAACCAGGTCGAGCGCGGCGAAAACCCGAAACTTTTCGGCGCCTATGGCGACTTCGGCCCTGGCGAGCAGAGCCGCGACTTCATCCATGTCGGCGACGTCGCGGAGGTCAATCTATGGCTTTGGAAGCGTGGTTTGAGCGGCATCTTCAACTGCGGCACCGGCCGCGCCCAGCCGTTCCGCGCCGTCGCCGAGACGGTGATCGACACGCTCGGCAAGGGTGAGATTGAATTCATCCCCTTTCCCGACCATCTCAAGGGCAGCTACCAGAGTTTCACGCAGGCTGATATGTCCCGCTTGCGCGCGGCCGGCTACAATGGCCAGTTCCGCACAGTCGAAACCGGCGTCAGGGACTATGTCGAATGGCTGAAGGCCCAACGATCCTCGTGATCGGCCCACGTTGGGTGGGCGACATGGTCATGGCGCAGTGCCTGTTCGCGGCGCTGAAGGAAAAGCATCCGCATGCGGCGATCGACGTGTTGGCGCCCGCCTGGGCGGCGCCTTTGGTCAAGCGCATGCCCGAGATTCGCAGCCAGATCGATTTTCCACTGATGCCGGGGGCACTCGAATTCCGCAGCCGCAGGCGCTTCGGCCGCTTGCTGCGCGGCCGCTACGACATGGCCTATGTGCTGCCGGGAAGCTGGAAATCGGCGCTGATCCCATTCTTCGCCCGCATTCCGCGCCGCGTCGGCAATCTGCGCGAGATGCGTTACGGCCTGCTGACCGACGTGGTGCCGCTGCCCGAAGCCTTGAAACGGCGCACGGCGCGCGCCTATTTCGGCCTCGCGCGCGGCGGCACCTTTCGTGCGCCGAAGCTTACCGTCGACAACGCCAATCAAGCCGATCTGCTGGCTCGGTTCGGACTGACCGGCAAGAAATTCGTAGCGCTCATGCCCGGCGCCGAGTTCGGCCCGGCAAAACGCTGGCCGAGCGATCACTATGCTGGGCTCGCCCGGGACCTGATGGCCAAGGGACTGGGTGTCGCGTTGCTCGGCTCGAAGAATGATGCCGGCGTGACGGCTGAGATCGTAGCACTTGTTCCGGGCGTCATCGACCTTGCCGGCAAGACGCGGCTGGAGGACGCCATCGACCTGATCGCCGCGGCAAAGCTTGCGGTCTCGAACGACAGCGGCCTGATGCATGTCGCGGCCGCCGTCGGCACGCCGATCGTCGCCGTCTACGGCTCGACCTCGCCCGAGAACACGCCGCCGCTCAGCGAGCGCTCGGAGCTGATCTGGCTGCATCTGTCCTGCTCGCCCTGCCACAAGAAGGTCTGCCCGCTCGGCCATCTCAACTGCCTGAAGACGCTCGATGTCGCCCGCGTCACCGCCGCGGCCGACCGCTTGCTCGAGGTTCCGGCAGCGGCATGAAGGTGCTGATCGTCAAGACATCGTCGATGGGCGATGTCATCCACACCTTTCCGGCCGTCGAAGACGCGATCCGCAACCGCCCCGATGTCAGCTTCGACTGGTGCGTGGAGGAGCCGTTTGCCGCCATCGTGGCCTTGCATCCAGCGATTGGCACCATCCACAAGGCGGCTGTCCGGCGATGGCGCAAGAGGCTTTTCCACGGCGAAACCTGGCGGGAGATGGCCGGGCTGCGCAGAGCGCTCCGCGCCTGCCGCTACGATCTTGTCATCGACGCGCAAGGCTTGTTGAAGTCGGCCCTGGTCGCCATCCAAGCCGGCGCGCCGATTGCCGGCTTCGACGGAGCGAGCGCCCGCGAGCCTTCGGCGACGCTGTTTTATCAGCGCAAATATCCCGTACCGCGCGACCTTCACGCCATCGAGCGCACCAGGCGGCTGTTCGGACTGGCGCTGGGCTACCAACCCGACCTGTCGGCGCTCGAGTCCGACATCGTGCCGCCGGCAGGCGGCTTGGCCGGCGTTGAAGGCGGGATCGCCTTCCTGCTGCACGGCACCAGCCGCGAGGACAAGAAATGGCCGGTCGAGGATTGGATCGAGACCGCGCGCCGGCTGGCCGGCCGGCACTTCACGCCGGTGGTCACCTGGTCGAACGATGCGGAAAGGAAAGTGGCGGAAGCCATTGTCGGAGCTGTGCCAAGGACGGTTCTGGTTCCAAAATCGCCGCTCGCCGAGATCGCCGCGATCCTTGGCCGTTCGGCGCTCGTCATCGGCGCCGACACCGGCCTCACCCACCTCGCCAGCGCCTTCGGCCTGCCGACAATCGCCATCTTCCTGGCGACGGAACCCGGTCTCACCGGCCCGCGCGGGAAGTTTGCATCGACCTTGCTTGCGCCAGCCGGCGGCAAGGTCGCGCCGGCTGAAGTGGTGGCTGAAGCGGAGCGGTTGCTGACGCTCAGATCAAACGCGCCGACGTGAGGACCTTTTCAGAATTCGCTCTGG
It contains:
- the trxB gene encoding thioredoxin-disulfide reductase, whose product is MNTKHAPVLIIGSGPAGYTAAIYAARAMLKPMLVAGLQQGGQLMITTDVENYPGFADPIQGPWLMSQMLAQAEHVGTDIINDIITEVDLNVRPFRAIGDSGTVYTADALIIATGAQAKWLGIPSEQTFMGFGVSACATCDGFFYRGKDVAVVGGGNSAVEEALYLSNLAKSVTVIHRRGDFRAERILRERLLKKDNVRVIWDTVVDEITGRPGKAPLPPSVEGLTLRNVVTGQESKLTVDGVFVAIGHAPAVELFVGKLKQKPNGYLWTAPDSTRTDVPGVFAAGDVTDDVYRQAVTAAGLGCMAALEAEKYLAGIEVHREAAE
- a CDS encoding methyltransferase family protein — encoded protein: MRTFSAIAGSALFLVAAPGVVAGLAPWLLTDHYRKPLSALPGSVPVGSILVIGAAAILLHAFARFALEGLGTPAPVAPTEKLVIGGIYRHVRNPMYVAVLAIIFGQALIFSSWPVLVYGLIAAAAMISFVKLYEEPTLASRYGEEYEVYRRAVPGWLPRLTPWRG
- the rfaD gene encoding ADP-glyceromanno-heptose 6-epimerase; the encoded protein is MIIVTGGAGMIGSNIVAALNAEGHDDIVVVDDLTDGHKIANLADLRIADYLDKDDFLARIEDGGLGRIEAVFHQGACSTTTEWNGKFMMDVNYAYSKRLLHACLALRVPFLYASSASVYGGGSEFREEPDFERPLNVYAYSKKLFDDYVRRNVFDTDHSQVTGLRYFNVYGPREAHKGAMASVAFHLFNQVERGENPKLFGAYGDFGPGEQSRDFIHVGDVAEVNLWLWKRGLSGIFNCGTGRAQPFRAVAETVIDTLGKGEIEFIPFPDHLKGSYQSFTQADMSRLRAAGYNGQFRTVETGVRDYVEWLKAQRSS
- a CDS encoding SIS domain-containing protein, with amino-acid sequence MSDLNDYLVRSAAAISAMVERDLTGEMERAVSTVVTALSQGKALLICGNGGSASDAIHIAGELVGRFLKERKAYNVIALPANAAVLTAWGNDYGFDTVFSRQVEAHGSEGAVLLAISTSGNSPSILAAAEQARAMGMTVISLTGETGGKLKPLTDILLNVPSTSTPIIQQGHLCLYHHMCEAVEARLSNG
- the rfaE1 gene encoding D-glycero-beta-D-manno-heptose-7-phosphate kinase, whose translation is MIKHNPPSPEPLHRTIARFGDVTVLVVGDFILDRFVNGVIERISPEAPIPVLHGRGETLNMGGAGNVVSNIVSLGAAAIPVSVIGADQAGNNLMRMLSEIGVDTDGLLQRQDRMTSSKSRFSALNQQVLRFDEEEIKPLTSAERAKLIDHFQATLGRADIVILSDYGKGILLDGVAGELIAICRDAGKPVLVDPKGHDYARYAGATAVTPNRKELGEAVGRKVFGDDEIVAAARDLIAAHEFEFIVATRSEKGMSVVSAEDARHISTQAREVFDVSGAGDTVIASFALSLAAGADRVHAAVIANAAGGVVVGKRGTARLNVEELSGALFRSHGPTVHQDAILDFNAAARMVAAWKEEGLTVGFTNGCFDILHAGHVSLLHAARSQCDRLVLGLNSDNSVRRLKGPGRPVNNQHDRACVLAALASVDAVVVFEEDTPLKLIEALLPDILVKGADYTIETVVGADVVQKAGGRVVLVDLVAGKSTTNTIGRLRAAN
- a CDS encoding LysR family transcriptional regulator, translated to MALDWDKLRVFHAAAEAGSFTHAAETLHLSQSAISRQVSALEHDVGVALFHRHARGLVLTEQGEMLFRTAHDVLMKLETIKTRLTETKDRPSGVLRVTTTVGLGAGWLTERVQEFIELYPEISLQLILANEELDLTMRQADCAIRLRQPQQPDLIQRRLFTVHFHLYAAPSYIAKFGKPASIAELRNHRIVTFGVPVPSHLSELNWLETVGDFEGAQRVPTLQINDILSIKRAVQGGAGIAMLPDYVISKDTNLIQLLPETEVPSFDTYFAYPDAMKNQAKLHVFRDFIIAKARSWSY
- the waaC gene encoding lipopolysaccharide heptosyltransferase I, encoding MKVLIVKTSSMGDVIHTFPAVEDAIRNRPDVSFDWCVEEPFAAIVALHPAIGTIHKAAVRRWRKRLFHGETWREMAGLRRALRACRYDLVIDAQGLLKSALVAIQAGAPIAGFDGASAREPSATLFYQRKYPVPRDLHAIERTRRLFGLALGYQPDLSALESDIVPPAGGLAGVEGGIAFLLHGTSREDKKWPVEDWIETARRLAGRHFTPVVTWSNDAERKVAEAIVGAVPRTVLVPKSPLAEIAAILGRSALVIGADTGLTHLASAFGLPTIAIFLATEPGLTGPRGKFASTLLAPAGGKVAPAEVVAEAERLLTLRSNAPT
- a CDS encoding HAD family hydrolase — its product is MAESEGFPLAEPGLWVERVGDRSFPAGRPALFLDRDGTINVDTGYPDDPAAMVLRDDIAPVIEAANGHGIPVVVVTNQSGIARGYFGWDAFARVNERVLDLLADQNAFADMVLACAYHDAGSGPLAIAAHPMRKPNPGMLLEAGRRLGLDLRRSLIVGDKPADMEAGRRAGLKRGWLVDGEVSTMDGLSVSPLRDAADFEGLLAAIRSL
- the waaF gene encoding lipopolysaccharide heptosyltransferase II; the protein is MAEGPTILVIGPRWVGDMVMAQCLFAALKEKHPHAAIDVLAPAWAAPLVKRMPEIRSQIDFPLMPGALEFRSRRRFGRLLRGRYDMAYVLPGSWKSALIPFFARIPRRVGNLREMRYGLLTDVVPLPEALKRRTARAYFGLARGGTFRAPKLTVDNANQADLLARFGLTGKKFVALMPGAEFGPAKRWPSDHYAGLARDLMAKGLGVALLGSKNDAGVTAEIVALVPGVIDLAGKTRLEDAIDLIAAAKLAVSNDSGLMHVAAAVGTPIVAVYGSTSPENTPPLSERSELIWLHLSCSPCHKKVCPLGHLNCLKTLDVARVTAAADRLLEVPAAA
- a CDS encoding Lrp/AsnC family transcriptional regulator, with translation MPLKADLDAIDWKILRELQADGRMTNVELSNRVGISAPPCLRRVRRLEETGIIRGYRALLNAPALGMDVVAFCLIGLHHQADAELKTFAERTRGWPIVRDAWMVSGESDFLLHCVASDLGTFQTFVIEELASAPNVDTVRTALTIRRVKDEGLVAFPT